Proteins found in one Microbacterium sp. SSM24 genomic segment:
- a CDS encoding DUF3237 domain-containing protein, whose translation MTAELMTPAFEYCFELRCAVDDEVPLGGSTPGEGLHFARVSGGTFDGPRLRGRILDSGGDWWHGRGLTVTLDARYVIEAEVTGGSAGVEVVNRGIWRTDAATFERMLAGEDVGEEELYYRTAFVFRTEHPELQWLTESQFVGYARAEPGHVVIRVFRLV comes from the coding sequence ATGACCGCCGAACTGATGACCCCCGCCTTCGAGTACTGCTTCGAGCTGCGCTGCGCCGTCGACGACGAGGTTCCGCTCGGAGGCTCGACTCCCGGCGAGGGACTCCACTTCGCCCGGGTGTCGGGTGGAACGTTCGACGGCCCGCGGCTGCGGGGGCGCATCCTCGACAGCGGCGGCGACTGGTGGCACGGCCGGGGCCTCACCGTGACGCTCGACGCGCGCTACGTCATCGAGGCCGAGGTGACCGGCGGATCCGCCGGCGTCGAGGTCGTGAACCGCGGCATCTGGCGGACGGATGCCGCGACCTTCGAGCGGATGCTCGCCGGCGAGGACGTCGGCGAGGAGGAGCTCTACTACCGCACCGCCTTCGTCTTCCGCACCGAGCACCCCGAGCTGCAGTGGCTCACCGAATCCCAGTTCGTCGGGTACGCCCGAGCCGAGCCGGGGCACGTCGTCATCCGCGTCTTCCGGCTCGTCTGA
- the nikE gene encoding nickel ABC transporter ATP-binding protein NikE yields MTDAVLEIEDLDIFAPGPRQLVFGSSLTVGRGEAVGLVGESGSGKTLTVRAVAGLLPEGFTTAGAIRIDGQDIGSMSTRALSDVRARRLGMIFQTPRAHLNPLRTIGDFLTEALVHVAGVKAATADRRARELLDEVGITDPARRMRQFPAELSGGLLQRVMIAATLAMDPDILLADEITTALDVTTQEEVMAVIADLRAHRDLSLLFITHDLALAGAVCDRVNVMQHGRIVETLRAATMRQDAKDPYTKLLMSAALDEGTPIGADAAAEAPILTIEDLRKSYQVRAARGRETLVAVDGVSMRLAAGGSLGIVGESGSGKSTTARVLLGLERADSGTITVGGEDWSVPARSGRDRRHRAKIAQMVFQDPYQSLDRRQTVRQCLTEAVRVHRRRADKREVDARIRELMAHVRLDEALLDVRPRALSGGQRQRVAIARALAADPVLLVLDEAVSALDVTTQVEILTLLDSIRRETGVALLMITHDLTVIRRLCDQVVVMRAGRIEEFGTAADILDDPQAEYTRLLLDSIPREGWTPKRRRLGRTQSLPTVTRSSAVVPE; encoded by the coding sequence ATGACGGATGCCGTGCTCGAGATCGAGGATCTCGACATCTTCGCGCCGGGGCCGAGGCAGCTGGTGTTCGGCAGCAGCCTGACGGTCGGGCGCGGCGAGGCCGTGGGCCTCGTCGGCGAGTCCGGCTCGGGGAAGACGCTGACCGTGCGCGCCGTCGCGGGACTGCTTCCCGAGGGCTTCACCACGGCCGGCGCGATCAGGATCGACGGGCAGGACATCGGCTCGATGAGCACCCGGGCGCTGAGTGACGTGCGCGCGCGACGGCTCGGCATGATCTTCCAGACCCCGCGCGCGCACCTCAACCCGCTGCGGACGATCGGCGACTTCCTGACGGAGGCGCTCGTCCACGTCGCGGGGGTGAAGGCCGCGACCGCCGATCGACGCGCGCGCGAGCTTCTCGACGAGGTGGGGATCACCGATCCCGCGCGGCGCATGCGGCAGTTCCCCGCCGAGCTGTCGGGCGGCCTGCTGCAGCGCGTGATGATCGCGGCGACGCTCGCGATGGATCCCGACATCCTCCTCGCCGACGAGATCACCACCGCCCTCGACGTGACGACGCAGGAAGAGGTGATGGCGGTCATCGCCGATCTGCGCGCGCACCGCGACCTCTCGCTCCTGTTCATCACGCACGACCTGGCGCTGGCCGGAGCCGTCTGCGACCGGGTCAACGTCATGCAGCACGGGCGGATCGTGGAGACCCTGCGGGCCGCCACGATGCGGCAGGACGCGAAGGACCCGTACACGAAGCTCCTCATGTCGGCGGCGCTCGACGAGGGCACGCCGATCGGAGCGGATGCCGCAGCCGAGGCGCCGATCCTCACGATCGAGGATCTGCGCAAGTCGTACCAGGTGCGCGCCGCTCGCGGTCGTGAGACGCTCGTCGCCGTCGACGGCGTGTCGATGCGGCTCGCCGCGGGCGGATCGCTCGGCATCGTCGGCGAGTCCGGCTCGGGGAAGTCGACGACGGCGCGCGTGCTCCTCGGCCTCGAGCGCGCCGACAGCGGCACGATCACGGTCGGCGGCGAGGACTGGAGCGTCCCCGCGCGCAGCGGACGGGACCGCCGCCATCGGGCGAAGATCGCGCAGATGGTGTTCCAGGATCCGTACCAGTCGCTCGACAGGCGTCAGACCGTGCGGCAGTGCCTCACCGAAGCGGTCCGCGTGCACCGGCGCAGGGCGGACAAGCGGGAGGTCGACGCGCGTATCCGCGAGCTGATGGCGCACGTGCGGCTCGACGAGGCGCTGCTCGACGTCCGGCCCCGTGCGCTGTCGGGTGGGCAGCGGCAGCGCGTCGCGATCGCGCGCGCGCTCGCCGCCGACCCTGTGCTGCTCGTGCTCGACGAGGCGGTCTCGGCGCTGGACGTGACGACGCAGGTCGAGATCCTCACCCTGCTCGACAGCATCCGTCGTGAGACCGGTGTCGCGCTGCTGATGATCACGCACGACCTGACGGTGATCCGCCGCCTGTGCGACCAGGTCGTCGTGATGCGCGCCGGGCGGATCGAGGAGTTCGGCACGGCCGCCGACATCCTCGACGACCCGCAGGCCGAGTACACCCGTCTGCTGCTGGACTCCATCCCTCGGGAAGGATGGACGCCGAAGCGCCGCCGCCTCGGCAGGACCCAGTCGCTTCCGACCGTGACCCGCAGCAGTGCCGTCGTCCCCGAGTGA
- a CDS encoding ABC transporter permease — protein sequence MSVGQIAQGAVPGVARRVAKKDWTFVAALVVFGIIVVIAIIGPWIAPYPADELYVGPVNGAPSLEHLFGTDDVGRDILSRVLVGAQASVFAPIVVVMLSTILGLSLAVTAAWFGGWVSGGLARIVDVIFAIPGLVLAVLAVAMFGKGLVAPIVALSIAYIPVVARLTQTAASRELGKPYFAALRVQGVSSAAMLLRHLLPALIPLVAAQMAVGFGYAMLDLAAISFLGLGQQPPAPDWGSMIAAGQASILAGAPEQSVFPAIFVVATVLAVGVIGARVTIWVEERER from the coding sequence ATGAGCGTCGGTCAGATCGCCCAGGGCGCCGTGCCCGGCGTCGCACGCCGCGTCGCGAAGAAGGACTGGACGTTCGTCGCCGCGCTCGTCGTCTTCGGGATCATCGTGGTCATCGCGATCATCGGCCCGTGGATCGCGCCGTACCCCGCGGACGAGCTCTACGTCGGCCCCGTGAACGGTGCGCCGAGTCTCGAGCACCTCTTCGGCACCGACGACGTGGGCCGCGACATCCTCTCCCGAGTGCTCGTCGGCGCGCAGGCCAGCGTCTTCGCCCCGATCGTCGTGGTGATGCTGTCGACGATCCTGGGACTCTCGCTCGCGGTCACGGCCGCGTGGTTCGGGGGCTGGGTGTCGGGCGGACTCGCCCGCATCGTCGACGTGATCTTCGCGATCCCCGGTCTCGTGCTCGCCGTGCTGGCCGTCGCGATGTTCGGCAAGGGGCTCGTCGCCCCGATCGTGGCGCTGTCCATCGCGTACATCCCCGTGGTCGCGCGTCTCACGCAGACCGCGGCGTCTCGCGAGCTCGGGAAGCCGTACTTCGCGGCCCTGCGTGTGCAGGGGGTGTCGAGCGCCGCGATGCTGCTGCGTCATCTCCTCCCCGCCCTCATCCCGCTCGTCGCGGCGCAGATGGCCGTCGGCTTCGGGTACGCGATGCTCGACCTCGCCGCGATCTCGTTCCTCGGCCTCGGGCAGCAGCCTCCCGCTCCCGACTGGGGATCGATGATCGCCGCCGGGCAGGCCAGCATCCTGGCCGGGGCGCCCGAGCAGTCCGTGTTCCCGGCGATCTTCGTCGTGGCCACCGTGCTCGCCGTCGGCGTCATCGGCGCGAGGGTCACCATCTGGGTCGAGGAGCGTGAGCGATGA
- a CDS encoding ABC transporter permease encodes MNALTRTLLGRLGGLVLTLFLASIVIFSAVLLTGDPIAALAGGAKPTPELVAQIRLEYHLDDPVWARYWMWLSGVFQGDFGRSFVYKTDVVSLVAPRFGITLQLVLLTVVLILIFGVGSGILAATRGARTDRTVAVLTSLGMALPTFVVAILLIWIFAKTLGWFPVYGAGEGFWDRLWHLVLPAISLAVLFVAYISRVTRSALIGQLHSEHVDTARVRGIPARRIFGVHVFRNASPQLLAISGTTIAGLFAASAIAEVAFGLGGIGSLLVQAAARADLPVVQIVSLLLVVIFVVLNAVADLISFAIDPTSLSEGMNA; translated from the coding sequence GTGAACGCTCTCACCCGCACCCTGCTGGGGCGACTCGGCGGACTCGTGCTGACGCTGTTCCTCGCGAGCATCGTCATCTTCTCTGCGGTGCTCCTCACCGGCGACCCGATCGCGGCGCTCGCCGGCGGCGCGAAGCCGACCCCCGAGCTCGTCGCGCAGATCCGCCTCGAGTATCACCTGGACGATCCCGTCTGGGCCCGCTACTGGATGTGGCTCAGCGGTGTCTTCCAGGGCGACTTCGGCCGGTCGTTCGTGTACAAGACCGACGTCGTCTCGCTCGTCGCCCCGCGCTTCGGAATCACCCTCCAGCTCGTCCTGCTGACCGTGGTGCTGATCCTGATCTTCGGCGTCGGGTCCGGCATCCTGGCCGCGACGCGCGGCGCCCGCACCGACCGCACCGTCGCCGTCCTCACCTCGCTGGGAATGGCCCTGCCCACGTTCGTCGTCGCGATCCTGCTGATCTGGATCTTCGCGAAGACGCTCGGCTGGTTCCCCGTGTACGGGGCGGGCGAAGGGTTCTGGGATCGCCTGTGGCATCTCGTGCTGCCCGCGATCTCGCTCGCGGTGCTCTTCGTCGCCTACATCAGCCGTGTGACACGCAGCGCGCTGATCGGGCAGCTCCACTCCGAGCACGTCGACACGGCCCGGGTGCGCGGCATCCCGGCGCGGCGGATCTTCGGGGTACACGTCTTCCGCAACGCGTCGCCGCAGCTCCTCGCGATCTCGGGGACCACGATCGCGGGGCTGTTCGCTGCGTCGGCGATCGCTGAGGTCGCGTTCGGACTCGGCGGAATCGGCTCGCTGCTCGTGCAGGCCGCCGCGCGCGCCGACCTCCCCGTCGTGCAGATCGTGTCGCTGCTGCTCGTCGTGATCTTCGTGGTGCTCAACGCCGTCGCCGACCTCATCAGCTTCGCGATCGATCCGACGAGTCTGTCCGAGGGGATGAACGCATGA
- a CDS encoding ABC transporter substrate-binding protein: MKRIGIAAAAVACASLLVLTACAPRDGGGSDDGAGNDEITLVDAQPAGTQPVDEVTWAIAEGEPATLNPANSANLIIPNLCDNLLSLQPDFSIEPGIAETAEFVDPTTFVITLRDDVTFWDGSPVTAEDVVYSLQQSTNPASQWYGAFALVVPDPAVGIVATGPNEVTVRFVAPDSTFRDALAGQGGAVMQKAFGEKVGEAVGTSDGGLMCTGPYKLEDGGWTPGSDIVTTANEDYWNGAPLVKELTYTFVSDGSTLATALTQGEIDGAINVPPTSRAAFEGDGAGTLVVGHSTSSYSFGPASSTSAAANPKIRQALNLAIDREKYLETVVNGLGYVQKTLVPEFSFQSMEEADIYQAGYDALATPEVDIEAAKKLVEESGEDVSVPLVLAVVAGAPQFQQTAAIIQSAGKEIGLDIEINEMQASDFGALFYDPSKREGVDFVATQGYLETPGVIGYPSLFLLPEQLGGIFNWSGYDNPDVTAHMTAARNAVDAETAANEFVAAQEIFAPDYLQVTLAGAYQLTYINKDLTGVVTSVAAYSSPWALHLGGK, from the coding sequence ATGAAGAGAATCGGAATCGCCGCAGCCGCTGTCGCCTGCGCATCGCTGCTCGTGCTCACCGCCTGCGCGCCCCGAGACGGCGGCGGCAGCGACGACGGCGCCGGCAACGACGAGATCACCCTCGTCGACGCCCAGCCCGCGGGCACGCAGCCCGTCGACGAGGTCACCTGGGCGATCGCCGAGGGCGAGCCGGCCACGCTGAACCCGGCGAACTCGGCCAACCTCATCATCCCCAACCTGTGCGACAACCTGCTGTCGCTCCAGCCCGACTTCTCCATCGAGCCCGGCATCGCCGAGACCGCGGAGTTCGTCGACCCGACCACGTTCGTGATCACCCTGCGCGACGACGTCACGTTCTGGGACGGCAGCCCCGTGACCGCCGAGGACGTGGTCTACAGCCTGCAGCAGAGCACGAACCCCGCCTCGCAGTGGTACGGCGCGTTCGCCCTCGTCGTGCCGGATCCCGCCGTCGGCATCGTGGCCACGGGACCGAACGAGGTGACCGTGCGCTTCGTCGCCCCCGACTCCACGTTCCGCGATGCGCTCGCGGGGCAAGGGGGCGCCGTCATGCAGAAGGCCTTCGGCGAGAAGGTCGGCGAAGCCGTCGGCACCTCGGACGGCGGCCTCATGTGCACCGGACCGTACAAGCTCGAAGACGGCGGCTGGACACCCGGCAGCGACATCGTCACGACGGCGAACGAGGACTACTGGAACGGCGCGCCGCTCGTGAAGGAGCTCACCTACACGTTCGTCTCCGACGGCTCCACGCTCGCCACCGCTCTCACGCAGGGCGAGATCGACGGCGCCATCAACGTGCCGCCGACCTCCCGCGCGGCCTTCGAGGGCGACGGCGCGGGCACGCTGGTCGTGGGCCATTCGACCTCGTCGTACAGCTTCGGTCCGGCATCCTCCACCAGTGCCGCAGCCAACCCGAAGATCCGGCAGGCGCTCAACCTGGCGATCGACCGGGAGAAGTACCTCGAGACGGTCGTGAACGGGCTCGGCTACGTGCAGAAGACCCTGGTGCCGGAGTTCTCCTTCCAGTCGATGGAAGAGGCCGACATCTACCAGGCCGGCTATGACGCGCTCGCCACGCCCGAGGTCGACATCGAGGCCGCGAAGAAGCTCGTCGAGGAGAGCGGCGAGGACGTCAGCGTGCCGCTCGTGCTCGCCGTGGTGGCGGGGGCTCCGCAGTTCCAGCAGACCGCTGCGATCATCCAGAGCGCGGGCAAGGAGATCGGCCTCGATATCGAGATCAACGAGATGCAGGCATCCGACTTCGGGGCGCTCTTCTACGACCCGAGCAAGCGCGAAGGCGTCGACTTCGTGGCGACGCAGGGCTACCTCGAGACCCCCGGAGTGATCGGCTACCCGTCGCTGTTCCTCCTTCCCGAGCAGCTCGGCGGCATCTTCAACTGGAGCGGGTACGACAACCCCGACGTGACGGCGCACATGACGGCCGCCCGCAACGCGGTCGACGCCGAGACCGCCGCGAACGAGTTCGTCGCCGCGCAGGAGATCTTCGCACCTGACTACCTGCAGGTGACCCTCGCCGGCGCCTACCAGCTCACGTACATCAACAAGGATCTGACCGGAGTCGTCACCTCCGTCGCTGCGTACAGCAGCCCGTGGGCGCTGCACCTCGGCGGTAAGTGA
- a CDS encoding DUF3237 domain-containing protein, whose product MLEPTLEFVFEIRARIDPHYEIGRGPEEKLSFTPVSGGTVVGPRLNGEVLSGGGDWAVERFGTAQLEARYLLRADDGAVIDILNRGYFRATAEQLARMENGEDIPEDEAGLYFRTAPVFQTDAPAHRWLAENQFVGMARDDDGHVAIRVFLLQ is encoded by the coding sequence ATGCTCGAGCCCACCCTGGAGTTCGTCTTCGAGATCCGCGCCCGGATCGACCCGCACTACGAGATCGGCCGCGGTCCCGAGGAGAAGCTCTCCTTCACCCCCGTCTCCGGCGGCACGGTGGTCGGTCCCCGCCTCAACGGCGAGGTGCTCAGCGGCGGCGGCGACTGGGCCGTCGAGCGCTTCGGCACGGCGCAGCTCGAGGCGCGCTACCTGCTCCGGGCCGACGACGGCGCCGTGATCGACATCCTGAACCGCGGATACTTCCGCGCAACGGCCGAGCAGCTCGCTCGGATGGAGAACGGCGAGGACATCCCCGAGGACGAAGCGGGGCTCTACTTCCGCACCGCTCCGGTCTTCCAGACGGATGCTCCCGCCCACCGCTGGCTCGCTGAGAACCAGTTCGTCGGCATGGCCCGGGACGACGACGGCCACGTCGCCATCCGGGTCTTCCTCCTGCAGTAA